Proteins from a genomic interval of Chryseobacterium indologenes:
- a CDS encoding porin, producing MKKLLTFIGVALISGSLYSQGSPDYGNGLKVNLNPAGDKFIRFILWDQLWLRNTSMNPGSMVGGEPTDNSWSIGNRRLRALTYAQISKRYMILLHFGINNQTFINGGATGTTGTGGYGNGKKTQLFFHDAWNEYAVILPGEAGKFSLSLGAGLHYYMGLSRMTMASTLNFLTIDSPVFSWPLIDNSDQFARQLGMFAKGKYGKLEYRFSLNKPFATDLTPVNVTDPSKAVAVDNNGNPSFSKAGYVEYQFLDEESNTLPFKVGSYLGTKKVFNVGAGFYHQADGTRTSVNSTIEKHDITLFAVDAFADIPLGEAKNKMAVSAYAGYYNYNFGPNYVRNLGTMNIAAPDPNFIGNKAIAGPGNLQPTIGTGNIIYAQAGLLLPSQAEKPKIRIQPFAAYTHKSFEAFDKSSSQFDVGANWFIDGHHAKITTQYSTRPVYTSPTESPSSKGEFIVQFQIYL from the coding sequence ATGAAGAAATTACTTACATTCATTGGAGTAGCACTAATCAGTGGATCCTTATATTCGCAGGGCTCTCCTGATTATGGCAATGGATTAAAAGTCAACCTTAATCCTGCCGGAGATAAATTTATCAGATTTATTCTCTGGGATCAGCTTTGGTTGCGCAACACCTCTATGAATCCGGGAAGTATGGTTGGAGGGGAGCCCACAGACAATTCCTGGAGCATCGGAAACAGACGATTACGCGCCCTGACCTATGCCCAGATCTCCAAAAGATATATGATTCTCCTTCATTTTGGAATCAACAACCAGACTTTTATCAATGGCGGAGCAACAGGAACTACAGGTACAGGAGGATACGGAAACGGAAAGAAGACTCAATTGTTTTTTCATGATGCCTGGAACGAATACGCAGTTATTTTACCTGGAGAAGCCGGAAAATTCAGTTTATCTTTAGGGGCGGGACTTCATTACTATATGGGGCTTTCCCGTATGACCATGGCGTCAACACTGAACTTCCTTACGATTGACTCGCCTGTTTTCTCATGGCCCCTTATCGATAATTCCGACCAGTTTGCCAGACAGCTTGGGATGTTTGCTAAAGGAAAATACGGAAAACTTGAATATCGTTTTAGTTTAAACAAGCCATTTGCTACAGACCTCACCCCAGTCAATGTTACAGACCCGTCAAAAGCTGTTGCGGTAGACAACAATGGCAACCCGAGCTTCTCAAAGGCAGGATATGTTGAATATCAATTCCTTGACGAAGAATCAAATACTCTTCCCTTTAAGGTAGGTTCTTATCTGGGAACGAAGAAAGTTTTCAATGTGGGAGCGGGATTCTATCATCAGGCGGATGGTACAAGAACATCCGTGAATTCAACCATCGAAAAACATGACATCACTCTTTTCGCTGTAGATGCGTTTGCAGACATTCCACTGGGAGAAGCAAAAAACAAAATGGCCGTTTCTGCATATGCCGGATATTATAACTACAATTTCGGCCCGAATTACGTAAGAAACCTGGGAACAATGAATATTGCAGCGCCCGATCCTAATTTTATAGGCAACAAAGCCATCGCAGGACCCGGAAATCTACAACCAACGATCGGAACAGGTAATATTATCTACGCACAGGCCGGTTTGCTATTACCCAGTCAGGCAGAAAAGCCAAAAATCAGAATACAGCCTTTTGCGGCGTACACCCATAAGAGCTTTGAGGCTTTTGACAAATCTTCTTCCCAATTCGATGTGGGAGCCAACTGGTTTATCGACGGGCATCATGCAAAAATCACGACCCAATATTCAACAAGGCCGGTTTACACAAGCCCTACAGAAAGCCCTTCTTCAAAAGGAGAATTTATTGTACAGTTTCAAATCTACTTGTAA
- a CDS encoding IS1 family transposase codes for MENTCPKCNSSKVVKSGIINEKQRFHCKNCNYYFTVKKLGKQIDDYYVTKALQLYLEGLSYREIERIIGVSHVTISSWIKKYNITRPPHSEFHPVYKILKQNELIEYIAQEENIKNSGIIITQFADKYMLIKWERFKK; via the coding sequence ATGGAAAACACATGTCCAAAATGCAACAGCAGCAAAGTGGTAAAAAGCGGGATCATTAATGAAAAACAACGTTTTCACTGCAAGAATTGCAACTATTATTTTACGGTAAAAAAGCTCGGAAAACAGATTGACGATTATTATGTCACTAAAGCACTGCAGCTTTATCTGGAAGGCTTAAGTTATCGTGAAATTGAACGAATTATCGGTGTTTCTCATGTCACCATCAGCTCGTGGATTAAAAAATACAACATCACAAGACCTCCCCATTCTGAATTTCATCCTGTCTATAAAATCCTCAAGCAAAACGAGCTTATTGAGTATATTGCCCAGGAAGAAAATATTAAAAATTCAGGAATTATCATTACTCAATTTGCAGACAAGTACATGCTGATCAAATGGGAAAGATTCAAAAAATAG
- a CDS encoding argininosuccinate synthase produces the protein MNKKVILAFSGGLDTSYCAKYLSETLGYDVYAVTVNTGGFSKEEEKELERKALHLGVKEYRCVDAQEDYYNSCVKYLIFGNVLKNNTYPLSVSAERTIQAQEIAKYAMEVNADAIAHGSTGAGNDQVRFDLIFQVMCPDVEIITPIRDMTLSREEEIEFLKNHGYDMEFHKAQYSVNKGLWGTSVGGKETLTSRNYLPEEAFPSQVKETQPSELEVEFKNGEVIAVNGERFEHSVYAIQKIEELASVYGIGRDIHVGDTIVGIKGRVGFEAAAASVIIKAHHLLEKHTLSKYQQMMKSQLSDWYGNWLHEALFLDPVMRNIESFLTDSQKTVSGKVFITLHPYRFVLNGIESDHDLMSDQFGSYGEANRAWTGEDVKGYTKIVSNSLNIYHQINQNIN, from the coding sequence ATGAACAAGAAAGTCATCTTAGCGTTTAGCGGAGGTTTGGATACTTCCTATTGTGCTAAATATCTTAGTGAAACACTAGGGTATGATGTGTACGCAGTTACTGTAAATACCGGAGGTTTTTCGAAAGAAGAAGAAAAAGAGTTGGAGAGAAAAGCTTTACATCTTGGGGTAAAGGAATACAGGTGCGTGGACGCTCAGGAGGATTATTACAATTCATGTGTGAAGTATTTGATTTTCGGAAATGTATTGAAAAATAATACCTATCCTCTTTCTGTAAGTGCTGAGCGTACGATTCAGGCCCAGGAAATTGCAAAATATGCAATGGAAGTGAATGCGGACGCTATTGCCCACGGAAGTACAGGGGCCGGAAATGACCAGGTTCGTTTTGATCTGATCTTTCAGGTGATGTGCCCTGATGTAGAAATTATTACGCCAATCCGTGATATGACTTTGTCCCGTGAAGAGGAGATTGAGTTTTTGAAAAACCATGGCTATGACATGGAGTTCCATAAAGCCCAGTATTCAGTCAATAAAGGTCTTTGGGGAACTTCTGTAGGAGGAAAAGAAACTTTGACGTCAAGAAATTATCTTCCGGAAGAAGCTTTTCCATCTCAGGTAAAAGAAACTCAGCCTTCAGAGCTTGAAGTTGAATTTAAAAACGGAGAAGTGATTGCTGTGAACGGCGAGCGTTTTGAACATTCAGTATATGCTATCCAAAAAATTGAAGAGTTAGCTTCTGTTTACGGAATCGGGCGTGATATCCATGTGGGAGATACCATTGTGGGAATCAAAGGAAGAGTAGGATTTGAAGCTGCGGCCGCTTCGGTTATTATCAAAGCACACCATTTACTGGAAAAGCACACGCTTTCAAAATATCAGCAAATGATGAAATCCCAATTGTCTGACTGGTATGGAAACTGGCTGCATGAAGCGCTTTTCCTGGATCCTGTGATGAGAAATATCGAATCTTTCTTAACCGATTCTCAGAAAACAGTAAGCGGAAAAGTATTTATAACACTTCATCCATATCGGTTTGTTTTAAACGGAATTGAGTCTGATCACGATTTGATGTCTGATCAATTCGGAAGCTATGGAGAGGCGAACAGAGCATGGACAGGAGAAGATGTAAAAGGATATACCAAGATTGTAAGCAATTCTTTGAATATATATCATCAGATCAACCAAAATATCAACTAG
- a CDS encoding N-acetyl-gamma-glutamyl-phosphate reductase translates to MKKTVGIVGANGYTGSELIRILAFHPYVTLSFLYSRSNSGTRISDLYPDLTTVCDQVLTHQTEEVDVLFLCLPHKESQNWLTQNPVKDETLVIDLGNDFRLDGNFENRNFIYGLPEIHKKQLVGSKSIANPGCFATAIQLALLPLAEKGLLNEVYTTGITGSTGAGQSLQATTHFTWRNDNISAYKTLTHQHVDEILQQLIAYNNKEVNLNFVPWRGDFARGIFTSSTMKTEMKLEEIEQLYQEFYAGQPFVTVSLRAVDLKQVVNTNRCVIQIEKSGNVAVIHSAIDNLLKGASGQAVQNMNIAMGWEENAGLHLKPIAF, encoded by the coding sequence ATGAAAAAAACAGTAGGAATAGTTGGTGCCAATGGTTATACAGGAAGCGAGTTGATTCGTATACTGGCTTTCCATCCTTATGTGACATTGAGTTTTTTATATAGTCGTTCGAATTCGGGAACAAGAATATCGGATTTGTACCCGGATTTAACGACGGTTTGTGATCAGGTATTAACCCATCAGACAGAAGAGGTTGATGTTCTTTTCCTTTGTCTTCCGCATAAGGAAAGCCAAAACTGGTTAACACAAAATCCGGTTAAGGATGAAACTTTGGTCATTGACCTTGGAAATGATTTCCGTCTCGATGGAAATTTTGAAAACAGAAATTTTATCTACGGATTGCCGGAAATACATAAAAAACAACTGGTGGGGTCGAAGAGTATCGCCAACCCCGGATGTTTTGCAACGGCAATTCAGTTGGCATTACTGCCGTTAGCGGAAAAAGGACTGTTGAACGAGGTTTATACCACAGGAATTACAGGTTCTACAGGTGCCGGACAGTCTTTACAGGCCACGACGCATTTTACCTGGAGAAATGATAATATATCAGCGTATAAAACCTTGACCCACCAGCATGTGGATGAGATTTTACAACAGTTGATTGCATATAATAATAAAGAAGTAAACCTGAACTTCGTTCCATGGAGGGGAGATTTTGCAAGAGGGATTTTTACAAGTTCCACCATGAAGACGGAAATGAAATTGGAGGAAATAGAACAATTGTATCAGGAATTTTATGCAGGACAGCCTTTCGTGACGGTAAGTCTGAGGGCGGTTGATTTAAAGCAGGTTGTCAATACGAATCGCTGTGTGATTCAGATCGAAAAGAGTGGAAATGTTGCCGTTATTCATTCAGCGATTGACAATTTGTTAAAAGGTGCTTCAGGACAGGCAGTACAGAATATGAATATCGCAATGGGCTGGGAAGAAAATGCCGGATTACACTTAAAACCTATAGCATTTTAA
- a CDS encoding aspartate aminotransferase family protein, which produces MNLFNVYPLFNINPVKAQGSFLWDDKGKQYLDFYGGHAVISIGHNHPHYQTKLKEQLEKISFYSNSVQNELQTELAEKLGKLSGYEDYNLFLCNSGAEANENALKLASFHNGKNKVLYFSGSFHGRTSAAVSVTDNPKIVAPVNFSERFIKSEWNDIEQLEKTFEQHGNEISSVIIEGIQGVGGIMIPTPEFLSKIKDLCEKYNTVLILDEVQSGYGRSGYFFAHQEFGIEPDIITTAKGMGNGFPVGGVLIHPKFEASNGLLGTTFGGNHLACIASIAVLDVMKDENLIENAQKMGGYIENEIKDLPHIKSIRRKGLMIGIELDRDCSEVRKSLLFDHHIFTGNSNDKSVLRILPALNIKKEETDLFINALKEVLANM; this is translated from the coding sequence ATGAATTTATTCAACGTATATCCATTATTCAATATAAACCCGGTTAAAGCTCAGGGATCTTTCCTTTGGGACGATAAAGGAAAACAGTATCTTGACTTTTACGGAGGTCATGCGGTAATCTCTATCGGACATAACCACCCGCATTATCAGACGAAGCTGAAAGAACAATTGGAAAAAATTTCTTTCTACTCCAACTCCGTTCAGAATGAATTGCAGACGGAACTCGCAGAAAAGCTTGGAAAACTGTCAGGATATGAAGATTACAATCTTTTCCTGTGTAATTCAGGAGCTGAAGCTAATGAAAATGCATTGAAACTGGCTTCTTTTCATAACGGAAAGAACAAAGTTTTGTATTTCTCAGGTTCATTTCATGGGAGAACTTCTGCAGCGGTCTCGGTAACAGATAATCCCAAAATCGTCGCACCTGTCAATTTCTCTGAAAGATTTATCAAATCAGAATGGAATGATATTGAACAGCTTGAAAAAACTTTCGAACAGCATGGAAACGAAATTTCTTCCGTAATTATCGAAGGAATTCAGGGTGTAGGTGGAATTATGATTCCAACACCGGAATTTTTATCGAAAATCAAAGACCTGTGTGAAAAATATAACACGGTTTTGATTCTGGATGAGGTACAGTCAGGGTACGGAAGAAGCGGATATTTCTTTGCACATCAGGAATTCGGAATTGAACCGGATATCATTACAACGGCAAAAGGAATGGGAAATGGTTTCCCTGTCGGCGGAGTTTTAATTCATCCGAAATTTGAAGCAAGCAATGGCTTACTGGGAACGACATTCGGGGGAAATCACCTGGCATGTATCGCTTCAATTGCTGTGCTGGATGTGATGAAAGATGAAAACCTCATCGAAAATGCTCAGAAAATGGGCGGGTATATTGAAAACGAAATTAAAGATTTACCACATATTAAATCGATCCGAAGGAAAGGATTGATGATCGGAATAGAACTCGATAGAGACTGTTCAGAAGTAAGGAAAAGCTTGCTGTTTGATCATCATATCTTCACCGGAAACTCCAATGATAAAAGTGTTTTAAGGATTCTTCCTGCACTGAATATCAAAAAAGAGGAGACGGATCTATTCATCAACGCTTTGAAAGAGGTGTTGGCAAATATGTAA